In the Motacilla alba alba isolate MOTALB_02 chromosome 6, Motacilla_alba_V1.0_pri, whole genome shotgun sequence genome, TTCTGTTTAATTCTTGGTGAACTTTCTTTTTGAGACGTTATGCTCATCTCTCATGGGCATATGAACAATTTTCATGTTGACATCTACCATTTTTACATAGCTTGATTACAACagcttgaaagaaaagcagtataACAAAGTATCCAATACACATCATAGAGTATCTGAAATTAACAAAACTAAATAATGACTTAACCTAATAAGGGTGATCATCATGGAGAAATGCAACAGAAAAGATGTTCTACTTACTTAGCAAGGTACATTTCAAGCCCACAGCATCCCTTCTGCAAGTCCTATTTCCAAAAATATATGGGTTTATATGCCTTTAATGGGAATGTGGGAGACTCCCAGCAAAATACATAACTAAATCACCATCAGCTTTTCTTCCTAGAACCAAATTATACTCCATAACCCTTCCTCGTGACTGGTTTAGTCACCAACATAGAACTAAAAGTTTGCAAAGATATTGTTTAGACTTAGTCTGAATGGCTGCTTTGTTAGATAAAGCCAGTCAAATTGTAATTGGTTTGAGGAATGTCgataaggtttttttttgcccaagttaaaaaaacccaaaacatgaATATAGTCTTCTGTCAGTAATGTGTTTAAGTGTACTTTCTTTCAAGCATTTCTCCCCACACCCATTTTGTTCACTGTAATGTTTTTCCACTGTATAAACTGTCAAACAAACTTAAGTGTAGCACATACTTAAAATGATTGTGTAGGGGGCAAAACCCAGGAACCTTTTGGTTAATTTTGCTAAATTAATAGCAAGCATAACTTTAATGCATTTTGTATCCTATTCTTGATTTACCTAAACTTGTATTTGGGTGATAAGTGGGTGACAATGGTACAGCATGATGTGTGGTATGGAATAGTGTGTAGATTGTGTTGAGAACTTTCAAGGTTGCTATTTGCTGTGCTGCACTACCAAGCCAGCATTTTAACAGGGATTGTTCATCTGTATCTTGCAGGTTAAGCCTGGAACGCAGGCttttggaagggaaaggagTAAAGGGCAGAGGTAAGGCTAATTCCATTTCAAGCCACAGCTACCCAGGAAATGATCCATGCCATGGCCCATTCCTGTGGTTTTACTACTATGATCCAAGAACAATTCACAATAAAAAGTTAGCACCCTGAGATAATTTGGCAAATGCTTTTCTGCCTATGCCAGCTATTGTTCCAATAACAGACAACGTGCAGAGGCTCTGCTTAGCTGAAACTGAAAAAGCTCTAGAGAAGAACAGTTATTGAAAACCTGATTAATTTACAGCTTCTCATGTGTAGTAAGAGATAGACTACAGACCCAGAAGGTTTATGGGATATGAATGAAAGTCACTTCACCTGGGAGACAGGTGAAAAAAGATGACTAAAGACCTACCAAGCCAGATGAGCAATGCCCTAGATGCTAAATAGGGAGACCAGTGAAATTCACAAGGAATTCTGAATTGTAGCCATTTGACTCACGTGGAAACCATTTGAGTGGTGTTCTTGCTGAACCAGGGGAAGCCCTAGGTAAGCACATTACAGATGACTCAGAGGAGCTGGCTCTGAACTGAAGCAATTTCTGAACAACAGAGATGCCAAAGACAACCCTATCATCAAATGCCATAGGTTGAGCTTTGgatgaaatacagaataaacaggaaaaactaTGTTTCCACTTTAATTAAGATGGTATTCAGGCTCACCCTAATTAGTTCATTTTTAGTAATTTCCTTTAACTATTGCTATTAAACCATTCAGCTTATTAAGAAGCACAGAACATCACAGATCTAAATGACTGCCTAACAGCTGCAAGCAGCTCATTAAGTACCTACAATCAAGCTTTTCTCCCACAGGAAGAAGGCATCAGTAACTCCCTTCCATTAATCcagccttctcttcctctctcaaAACAGTAGCAAATTACTCACATACTAAAATCCACTGAGAGCTTACCCTTCCTAGGACAGCATCTCCTCAATATGCATCAAGGGACTGTTACACAAAGAAGCCAAACACagcttttttcagaaatgttgaCTCTGTTAAATATTAGCAAAGCTCTATGGCATCTTTATGCCCTATTACTAAAGAAAACAGTGTCTTGAACCAAGAAACACACGGCTATTATTGTGACATCCTAATCACTATGTCCCTAATACTTCTAGGCAGGTCATCACTTAGGGAAAGTGACAATGTCCCTGTGAACATATTTTTGGTCTTATCTGATCATTTGCCTTAACCACCCTGTGACTGCTTTATGCTACACCCTGCAATTATTTTCTGGTATTCTCTACCGGCATTTCTATTCCCAAATttcataatatatttaataattactTTGTGTCACTGTATAAATAGAGCACCCAACCAAAATTAATGACCCATGGGATACTTTTCACTATCCCAAGTAAACATGGATGGTTCGAAATTTTAATAActataaaaacaaatacatgCAGCTCACAAAATGACcagttttttttaagaagaccTAGGTAGTAACACTTCAAAATTCAGAGCTAATGAAAGCTTCTAGAGACCATCTTCCCATTAGTCAGAAAATTCATGAACGTAAACAGGGCTTCATAACCACAAAGGTGAGTCCAAACAAACTccttaaacaaaattaaatgaagcTAAGTggataaagaaaggaaatgaaaaacaaccaaaaccaagtacttcatttaaaaaaaggcttttaataTAAATCTGAAtacaaaaaataaccaaaacacCCTACAGTCATCACAAACAAATCCTCAAGGTTTTCTTCTATCAGTTCCCTGACAGTTTGGCAAGCgcttgttttctctgttctgcAGTCATATACTCACAGGCTTCCAAAATATTTACTATAATTAAAGTCTGTTGAACTGTTTTTGCTTTTACCCATATTCTTCCATTCATTCCCAGCACCAGCTCAAATGGGTACAATTGTGACAACTCTTGAATTATTTCACATTTGGGAGCCAAGAGCCTGTGGACAAGAGCAAAAAAGAAGTCAGAGGAAGGAGTGCTCACACTTACAGACATCACATTATTATTGACCAGTagctccagcagtgctgctatTATGGAATCTACTTAAGAAACAGTGAAAGATTATGAAGTTGCATATACATTCAAAATAGCAATACAGTATCAGATTTTCAAGGCTCCTGCCATATAAAATACATGCAcctaaaaaaaattgtaaatttagattttttttctcattagatTCAAAGATAACCCCTGACTAGTTTAAAGTGAATTGATACTTTTACAAGCATTCTATGTGTTAATAAATTCTAAAAGTACTGTTTgacaaaatgacatttttgaaaTGCTCTTTATTTGACACCCCAGAGGTGTCTTTCAAAACAGGACTTCCTTTCTACTTCAGGAAACAGTATTAACAGCAATAAACAGACcacttcatttttattagaTAACAGCATACTAAATACTGTAACATGTCTAGGATTAAATCAAGATTGAACCAGTATTCACAAAAACTAATATCATATCAGGATTTAGCAGTTTAATTGTAatatgctgttatttttttacttgcatACAGACAAAATTTGGAAAACAGAATGGCTGCAAAAAGTTTTTGTATCAGTTCACACTGACTTCTGATAGGACCTATAAATCAGACAATGACAGGTATGAaaaagctgctctgcactgccagataatgacaaaacaaacaaaagctccACCCAAAAAGCAACAAAGTTTGACTATTGTTTATCCATGTAATCCGGTATTCTTTGAcagtcacaaaaaaaatcctgtatttaCATCAGCATAAGCAACTCTAAAGTTCACAACACAAATAAAAGCTTATGAAACAGTTCCTGGACTAATGTGtcagttttaaactaaaatcctacattttttttaatctgtatctttatttcagtgttatttatttttctttggaagtCAGAAAATAATGGTACTGATGGGCAAAGATCCCTTTAATCAGCTGTCAGCCAAACATACACCTCTACTACcccatgaaacagaaaaatgacaaaaagcatTGCCAAGTTTTAAACTCTAAGGTAATATGTACATACCTGAAACACTATCCTGAATGTTTGACTGCCCCAAGTcactacttttattttccatactGCCTTGGCAACCACATcgctttttttaaacaggtgATGCAACACCACACAAAAGAGCTTCTAAGTCtcttaagaggaaaaataaactttctttCTAGATCAATCCATACTCAGTAAATCTGGTTTCAATGCACTACAAGTTTCACACAGTCTGATCTACCAAACTGCCCACAGTACTCAGAAGAAACAGCTATCAGAATATTACATGTGAGAGTGATTACTTACATTTTTTAGTACTTACTTTCTTATTAGACCTAAGGAAACTTTAAAGAGGAAGCCATCTTGTCCAATTATTCCCATGCCACTTGATTTTCCACTGCTGTCTATACAGACCATCTCTGGTTCCATGTCCTTATTTGCTACAACAAACTGACCATAAATAAGATCTCCCACCTAAACAAAACAGCATCAAAGAACAAAGGTATAATCTCTTATAATCATTTAGTAGGACAACACAAAATATCACAGCAGCCTGTGGTATTTTTCTTTACACCTCTTTTTACATTCTGGTAATAGCATTTCATCTGAGTGCAGAAACTGTGGCATCATGTGCAGCACAACCATGCATAACAGTGCTGTTAAAAGAACCCACACAACTAACGTTTTCTACCAGCACCACGTGTTTTAAAACCATAACATCGGATGCCCTTTCGGATGCACCTTACTCATGAACTGcatctgctcctggcagcacgatgagcaaaggaaaacatgagTGAAGCACCCGGCCAGCTGAGAGAGAGCAAACCACGCTAGTTGCAGTCCTCCTACTAAACCCCAGAAAAGCCGCGGCCTAATGGTGCAAAATAAGAGGAGGAGGACCAAGGCGAAACCATTACAACGAGACCTGCCCACCTCCTCTAACGCGGGCTTGTGAAAACACTTCCCCAAAGAAAAGCTACTGAAACGCAGCAGAAGCGCCACCAAACGACGCAGCTAAAGCGCTACCGCCGGCTAACCAGGGCACCCACCTGCACGTTTGGCCTGTTCCTCTTCGTGGCGCCTTCGAAGGCCAGGTAGGACAGGGACGCCGGCTCGCTGCCGCCCACGTCCAGTCGGAACACGTCCCCCGCCTTGGCCGTCACGATCCCTATGACGTGGTCGCCCTTCACCGGCACGTACTGCAGCGGGAGCGGGGGCAGAGGGTCAGCGGGCGAGACGGGGGCTAACACACAGACACACGCACACACGGACACCGGGTCCCGCCGCGCCCCTACCCGCTTCTGCTGCGAGTCCACCCAGtaggcgccgccgcccccgggccgGTGCCGCAGCAGCCCGCACTTGGTCACCagcagcccggccccgctgcgccgcagccccggcccgcaCAGCAGCCGCCCCTGCGGCGCGGCGCCCGCGCTCAGCCGCAGCCGCTCGCCCTCCGCGTCCTCGTCGTAGTGCgcggggagcagcagcaggtccccGGGCAGCACCACCTGCCCCACGAGGGCCTCGGCCGCCGTGCCGCGCTCCGCCATGGCCGCGCCGGCGCACGGCCGCTCAGGCTGGGGCGGGCGGCTGCGCCCTGCGGCCTGCGCGGAGCGCTCGCGGGCCGCCAGCGACACCTCCCGgccggagcggccccggccgcAACAGCCGGGCCCGCGCCCCTCAGAGCCCCGAGCTGCTGCGGCCGGCTCCTCGCCCTCACGGCACCGCCGCCAGCTGCCCTTCCGTCAGGGAGGCAGCCCGCCTTCAATGTCTGCCGGGGAGCGGCCAAGATGATGTTAGTGCAACTTAGGCGTCGGAATCAACAAACATACGGAGTTAattcttccagctgcagttgTTTGCAAGGCTTTTAAATACCCGATTAGAAGTTACCAGTAAAACATACGGCTGGTCAAATTTGAGATGAACGTCAGCCGATGAATTTTGCAGGGAGCAGAAAAACCCACATCGGTTGTGAAAGGAAACTGCTCACAGAGAGATAGCATTAAAACAGCTGGAAAGGatcacagtgggtcatctggtccatCCTCCCTGCTTAAGCAGGGCTGTCCTAGAGCACATTGCACAGAACTGCAGCCAGATAGTTTTCAATATCTCTAGATAAAGAgattccacaacctctctgggcaatctgttccgGTGTGGGTTCACCTGCACAAAGTTAATGGAACTTCCTATGCATCAGTTTCTGTCCATTCCGTGGTGTCCTAGTGGTTGgctccacagagcagagcttggCACCTCCCCTTTAGATATTTATACATATTAATGAGGTCCTCTATCAATCAgctcttctctaggctgaacaggctcagctctctcagcctttccttgtaagaGAGGTGCCTGAGTCCCTTAATCATCTTCATAGCCGTGTGCTGGACCCGCTCCAGGACCTCCATGTCTCGGTcactggggagcccagaactggacacagcactccaggcaGAGCCTCAGCAGGACGGAGCAGGATCACTTCCCTcgacctgctggcaatgctcttcctaatgcagcTCGGGATACCACTagccttcttggccacaagCGCACTGCTGCAAGATCATCAGgccccccaggtccttctccagagagctgctctccagcagagcaCCCGCGGCTTCTCCCGGTGGGGCTATTCCTCCCCGCGTGCAGGACCTTGCATTTGCCATTGCTGAATTTCAGACTCTTCTCTGCCCATCCCTCCAGCCGGTCGAGGTCTCTCTCAAGGTCCACAAAACCCTCTGAGGTCTCGGCCCCTCCTCCCGGTTTTGTGCCATCGGTGACCTTTCCGAGCATATCCTTTTCCTCTCCGTCAGCTCTGCGGGCGGCCGCGCTCGCGGCGCTGTTGCGGAGCAACCCCGCGCGtccggggccgggccgggcggcagGAGCGGCGGGCCAGGAGcggcgggccgggagcggcgggccgggagcggcgggccgggagcggcgggccgggagcggcgggccTGGCGCTGCCGTCCCGcggctctgggagctgctgccggGAGGGAGCCGGAGCGGGGCTGCTCTCCGAGACAAGGCGAGCGGCTACAGCGCAGCCCGCGGCACCAGAAGCAGGGCAGCGGCACCACCGGCTGTCGCGGAGCGTGAGGCGAGGTAGGGTAAGGGGCCAGACTTTCCCGGGATGTCGAACACCCGGCGCAGCGATGAGGAGCGGGCCCGCCCCGCCTGGAGCGCAGGGGAAGGGGCGAGGCCCAGCCGGTGCTCAAATGCAGCCCGGACCGGGGGGCGTGGGTGGCTTCATTAAGGTCACCAGGAGCCGCTGTGAACGCGGGGGGTGGGACTGGATTTGTTGCTGTGCTAAGTGCCCAGGTTCTCTGCCCCAGCATGGATTCAGCCCCGTTGACAGCAAAGGAAGGCTCGTGTCTACTTAAACTGGGCTGGTATAGTGTGTGCACAGAGATCTGTGCCTTTCGTAACTGTGAACTGAGTGCTTCAGGCCCTTGCCTTGTATGCATGTCTTAAAGATGGCTTTGACAGACAGTTCATGCTAAAATTACCCCTTAATTGTCCTCAGAACTACTTGCCTGTTCTTTGAGTATCTGTGTATAAGTTTTCTATGTCCTGTTGTGGTTttcagggtttggttttttttttctttttttttatcatgcaGACCTAGAACTGGCAGCATGTTTCTAAATAGTTTATGAATTATACATGTCCAAACAGTAAGGTGGAGtataagcatttttttctacagTGATTGTTATAACTGACCTGTCACTGGAGCTTTTGAGATCTAAACCACTGCTAAATGACTTATACAAATTGCAAGCTTAGTAAAAAGTAATGTCATAGTGAGTGTTTGGCACCTGAAGCAAGAGTTCTTAAAGACCCTAACTTAATTCTGACATGGATGTCTAATATCTTCTGTTTATTGTCAGTAGATTTGGATGGAGTCTCAGTATCTGAAGCAATGCCTGGGAAATTGCTTGAAGAAGGGACTGGCAGAGGTTGTAGAGCATCGGCCAGCAGATCCGATAGAGTATCTTGCACACTGGATTTACAATTACAGAAGAAACttagatgaagaaaaaaaggtggatCCAacttaagcaaaaaaaaaaaattgctataaTATCATTGATGCTATTTAAtatatctttcatttttatgtttaattgATTCTGTGTTACCTCTAAAATAGAGAATACTGgagagagctgagctggaaCAAGAACGGGTGGCAGCCATAGCAGAACTTGAAAGGTTAAAAATCCAGGAAGAGCAGCGGAAACTTGAAGAGCAACGTCAGGTTATTAATACTTAATAATAGATAATTCCAAGCAGCATATGGTACTGTTGCATCTTGGAGCTCTTTGTATACTTCTAATAGCTGTATAATGATTTTGATAAAGGTAATATAAAGCAGGTGTTTTAATCCCACTTTTCTGAGTCACTGCAATTATTAGTCAGCACATGGGTAGGAAAAGTTACATACTATGCagtaaaatgttattaaaaagtGATGGCTGTTAAGTTAAAAGGCAGCCAGTTTAGGAGTTATGTGAGCAGTAACTGAAAATACTGTTTGGGCTTATAAtatgagaaataaatacaatatcTGTGTTTCTAGCCATTCTTTCTCTTCTAGTAAAGAAGTCATGTGAACCCAGTGTTGCCATGGTGATTTTGATGTGACCTGAGTGGATTTTTTTGTATAGATGACTTCCATGATGTTAAAATcaaatgcttcattttaaatttatgcTGATCACATTAAGCCCAGCTCTAGTGTATGAtgcattcattttatttcacttgcaGTTTTGAAATTCGGAGTTTAGTAATTTGCAACCCAAAAGTAATGTGCTTAAGGGTTTCATGAGTGATGTAAAatagtaaatgaaaataaagagattGTATCTAGAGCTAATTCACTGAGAATTAAATAAATCATTTCACCTAAGCTATTGGAAAGATGTTGAACAATACTCacattaaatgcattttttaaccTAACTCAGTTTTGTAGTCAAATCCTGAGGTAAGTTTTACGTTTACGTACcaaaaaggaatagaaaattaTGATCATGTTTGTAACTGCTCACAAAATGCAAGAGCAAACAGTATTCTCTAAGGTTGTTGAATGTAAATACTTAGATTATGCAGTTTCTGAAGTTTTGATGTAATAGGACTTATGTTCCCAATTAATAAACATTTCCTGTTAGATATTTCCACTTGTAAATACTAAAGGTTGCTGATGGACatgattaattttaatgatACTGCTTGCCAAATTTTTCTATAGACTTGATTCTATATTGATTCATCCGTGTGTGCTAGGCACTACACAAAGTATCAAAGAACTTAATCCAAAGGATAGGAGATAACTAATACAAACTGATAAAGGGCTTGTGTAATGAGACAGTATCTGAAGTCTGTACACtaactgttttttcttcctcttggtAGTAAAGCCTCTTTATCAAATGCCTTTCTCAAACCTTTGAAAATGTTAAACCAGATGATACTGAAAGGACTTTAGTATTAGCATAACATAGCAGCTATGTTTatgcttaatttttatttattatttcaatattaaatACATTGTAAATAATGTGGTGGAAAAGAtacatgtggggttttttttctttctaatttgtcttttcttaaacTGATTGCAGGCTCAGTTGGAGAAAGAACGTGCAGAGttggaagcacagaaaaaagaagctgaaatgcaGTTGCAGCAGGAAGACCAAGAGGTTTAAGCCAATGCTTAGTTGGTGGTTTGAAAATACCATTTATCAGCCATTTTTTCCAGATGCAGGCATCAAttacaaaacacaaagcagaagcCCATGGGTGTTGAACTAACACATAATTAAAGAAACAAGAGTGTAGATAGGGGGAATGTCTAACACCTGGCTTCTGTAGTCTGGGTTTTATACTTGAATTTTGCTCAGAACATAAATTTACTCAAAAAATCCAGCATAAGGTCAGCTTACCTGATGCTTCCACATTTCTCGATGGTATTTATTAGAAAGTTTTATAAAATCAGCATGTCTAATTTAAGTACCAAGACAGTAATATTTTACAGGGGGTTAGCACAAAATCCATTTACTGTACCTGGAAAAAGAGCTGTGGTTTGGAATTGTAGTGCATCTGGATTCTGCTATCTTAGTGGTGCGTGGAAATTTATACTAACAGATATCCGTGTTTATGGTCGTTTAACGCTGCTTCAGTAAAAACATACATGGATAATTGGCATGCTTATCTCCCtaaagcttttaaaactctGTGGAGCACAGAGTATTTTAGAAATACCTACGTTTTTAGAAAACTTGGTTAAAATACTGACAAAACATAATTGTAGGGAGATGAGCATATGAAAGTGACAGAAGAAATGAATATGTAAAAACTTTAAATtgctgttaattaaaaaaaattaaaaataaggttAAGCATACCAAGACCATATTCCCATACTACTAAATTTGTATAGCAGCACTTATCTAAAGTGTTCTCTTTACATTAATACATAATGTCATTTTAACACACCTGAAATGCGATTTCATGACATGGGACATTTGAACTGAAAACTGGTTTTCATTgccacaggaaaatgaaaaaacagtaGCTGAAGTTACAGATAGACCTGAGGAGCCAGATGAGAGTGAACCAGTAAGTATTTAGAAAGAGATTATAAATGATTGATTCTTAAAAATTTGCTTCTCTGTGCTGACAATAGATTTATGAAAATATACCTTATGACCGTTCTTAGGGtcagcttttcacagctgtttttTCCACTGAGGTAAATCATGTGTGTATGCAAGATCCCATATAGCCccaatttttataattttctgataattacatattttaaaatattcttgagTCTTTGGGCATATTTTCTGGGTTCTTTAATAAGAAAATTGTAAAACTAGAGGTGAAAATGAGTCTTAAGTACCTGCTGCTTCCTACATGTGCCAAGTTTTCATGCCTGAAGGTGTTAGCCAATCCCCATTGGCTTTTGGGGATGTTATTTCAGGTTTTACAGTGACATGTTTGCTACAAATTAAGAACAGATTGATAAAAAAGACATACAGCCTTGTACTATCGATTCTGCTCTCAAAATCACAATGCATATCCAGATTTGCTGGATTTTATAACAGAAGTCTGGTGATGGCCTTCTTTGTATTGAATGGAAGAATACATGATTGTACTGATAAGTACTGACTTGTCTGTCATGGgtagtttttttcctattttcctttttacaaaGTTCAGTGAATGCTGGTAGactatttttgttgttgttttctagGGTCAAACAGACCTCCCAACAGTaatagaagaagaagaagaggaagaagaggaagaagaagaagaaaaagaaaattagaactGACCTGAGAgcagtaaatatattttctacttATTACTTGCTATCCTGAAGTGTAGTATCttgatttatgtattttataaatataactGATTTACATAACTGTTTCTCTGGTGTCTGTTTTCAAGGTGTTTGTATAAAGTCTGTTATTTCTGATACCGATTCTTCCCTTTTGTTCTTAAAGCATTGTAGCTAGCATGGCTGACTTACAGGaagaaaactgcagctgaaGTGAAAGCAGCAGATATATTTTCTACTTATTGCTTATTGAGGTAgccataataaataaaaatataactaaAGTGTCAATATGATTTCAGGATAGATGCTACAATATGATAATTTGAATcaatattaaaagaataaaatactactgaaaattattttccaagaaTTTGGATGGTTTCTGACAGAAAAAGGGAATGCTCTGCAGATTAAAAGATGGAGAGAATGGACTTCAAACTTGGTGCAAAAATCCAATCAGATTTCCCAAATGTATTTGAAAGAGGTAAATTCAACTCTGACTTAGAATACACTAGAAGATCTTGTCTCCTAGAAGTCATGAGGTGATCTAGGCTTTGTTATTGGATAagtatatttattattatatttattattagaaCCTTTATTGGGTATTGTGTGGTACTAGGTAAGCTGCAAGTGTCTGCATGTTAGTCTTGATTAGTCAAGTTTTTAAgacttttctgcatttttcttgaatttgtaaatcaagaaattaaatgtgttcTCTACTAAATACcattattatttctaaaatttcacTTGTAAAAATTTAGAAGAATATTTATCTTGATCCATGGTTACctataaaaataagttttataaTCCTTAAAGATTGCATTTTTACAAGAACAGATGTTTGTAATCACTGGTATCTTGGTATAGGTTGTCAAGAATGTTCTGTGTCTCTTCgttataaatggaaaaaacatcAGCATTAAGAAATCCTTCTGTTCTTCAATAAAATGTGCCTTTGCATCTCTGTCTTCTACTACAGGTTAGATGGTCATGAAAATATCTTTCATTACAAAATCAGTGCATAGTTAATGcattcactgcatttttcagtcttgggatgaaagagatttttctgaCAATTTCACTTCAATTTTTGAATAGTATCCGTGAGTCTAAGGGGTTTGCTATCCTTGGCAAACTGTTAAAACTATCTATGCACCCAACTGATAAGGATCAATCACataataaatgttttcctgctctgaatAACTAGTTTTGATCATGTAGATCAGACTAAGAATAATcttacaaaaatttaaaaaacatgagCACTATTGATTTTTCTATATagtaatatattattttttcccttaatgaTAAAGTACCTCTATTAAAAAATCCTCTGCCCATCTTTTTGCTACACTGCTTTTTGAATGCTGTTAATAGCCAAGGATGCTTATATTAGCATCCTTAAAGTCATTTACCAGGTATAAATACTTAGAAATGTTAGTGTAACTTTTGCAGTCATGAAAAGTGGAACTATTTTTTGTGTCTAAGTGGTCAGGCTTTGCTGTCTACAATAATTCTGATTGGTTTGCAGTTTCTATGATAGTCAAAACCTTTCCTGTGGCATGAATACACCCTTGTGGTTGATGTTCCAGTGAACAGATTTTGACACAGTTTACAATTATATTTGTTAGTAACAGTTACAATAGAATCATTCAAGGACACACTTTGATACCACAGTTCAAATGACACCTGTTAACACTGCATACGTAGCAGCTTCTTGTGCCAGTCTCAAAGGGATGGAGAAATGGATAAACAGATGGAGTTTGTCTTTTAAACCAATATTTATAACTGATTCTTAATATCTAGATTAACACTTTCAAAAATTAGTAATTCATGTTCAGTCATGTTGACCATGAAAATTTCAACCTTCTACGGCCTTCAAAATGTAAGACACTATTTTAAGGCATGCTAGAAATTAATTCTAATGACatgttgctttcatttttttataatttcatacTGTTTGTAtctttgtttg is a window encoding:
- the EXOSC3 gene encoding exosome complex component RRP40 isoform X1 — its product is MAERGTAAEALVGQVVLPGDLLLLPAHYDEDAEGERLRLSAGAAPQGRLLCGPGLRRSGAGLLVTKCGLLRHRPGGGGAYWVDSQQKRYVPVKGDHVIGIVTAKAGDVFRLDVGGSEPASLSYLAFEGATKRNRPNVQVGDLIYGQFVVANKDMEPEMVCIDSSGKSSGMGIIGQDGFLFKVSLGLIRKLLAPKCEIIQELSQLYPFELVLGMNGRIWVKAKTVQQTLIIVNILEACEYMTAEQRKQALAKLSGN
- the EXOSC3 gene encoding exosome complex component RRP40 isoform X2, with amino-acid sequence MAERGTAAEALVGQVVLPGDLLLLPAHYDEDAEGERLRLSAGAAPQGRLLCGPGLRRSGAGLLVTKCGLLRHRPGGGGAYWVDSQQKRYVPVKGDHVIGIVTAKAGDVFRLDVGGSEPASLSYLAFEGATKRNRPNVQVGDLIYGQFVVANKDMEPEMVCIDSSGKSSGMGIIGQDGFLFKVSLGLIRK
- the DYDC1 gene encoding DPY30 domain-containing protein 1, with translation MNPCAGPAPGPPCLGHWGAQNWTQHSRQSLSRTEQDHFPRPAGNALPNAARDTTSLLGHKRTAARSSGPPGPSPESCSPAEHPRLLPVGLFLPACRTLHLPLLNFRLFSAHPSSRSRSLSRSTKPSEVSAPPPGFVPSVTFPSISFSSPSALRAAALAALLRSNPARPGPGRAAGAAGQERRAGSGGPGAAGRERRAGSGGPGAAVPRLWELLPGGSRSGAALRDKIWMESQYLKQCLGNCLKKGLAEVVEHRPADPIEYLAHWIYNYRRNLDEEKKRILERAELEQERVAAIAELERLKIQEEQRKLEEQRQAQLEKERAELEAQKKEAEMQLQQEDQEENEKTVAEVTDRPEEPDESEPGQTDLPTVIEEEEEEEEEEEEEKEN